One stretch of Lysobacter sp. KIS68-7 DNA includes these proteins:
- a CDS encoding S8 family peptidase, with product MQKKQLTQALTGGLMAIAVLTPAFAAGVVNKPKVMPMQNAGTATNRSSARLIVTYRASVVAPTDDARKRSIVEAAAARANLRVSTAAKTTTPMRATKVRALKGGRDLMKLERQLTQAELDKIVAQLKADATVQAVEVDRMMRPTAWWDFNDPYITQQWNLYNANGGIRADVAWDTSKGDGVIVADLDTGVVPHPDLSANLLQGYDFITDSFVSRRATNDRVPGALDYGDYANGNYTETDDCGPYTGPKDSSWHGSHTAGTIAEVGNNGIGVVGVAHNAKVLPVRVLGRCGGYTSDIADAITWASGGTVTGVPNNPTPAEVINLSLGGYGPCETYTQDAINGAVARGTVVVVAAGNSSADASLYSPANCQNVVTVGASRINGGKASYSNYGANVDIAAPGGDPTADGLPNGYILQAGNSSTTAPNLDPITGPAYYYMAGTSMAAPHVSATVALVQSALANAGRAPMTPAEMEALLKRSARAFPVSIPATQTIGVGILDASNALAKALLPPCNPQTQTCLDATELFNNTNLAAQGAPTGGEVLYKFVAQAGVPVTFMTFGGIGDASMYASLNAAPSAAAYQFRSVRTGNSETIRITAPQAGTYYIKLVGTMSYSGLTIVARQ from the coding sequence ATGCAGAAGAAGCAACTCACCCAGGCCCTGACCGGCGGCCTGATGGCCATCGCCGTGCTCACGCCCGCATTCGCCGCGGGCGTGGTCAACAAGCCCAAGGTCATGCCGATGCAGAACGCGGGCACGGCCACCAATCGCAGCTCGGCGCGCCTGATCGTCACCTACCGCGCGAGCGTGGTCGCGCCCACCGACGATGCGCGCAAGCGCTCCATCGTCGAGGCCGCCGCCGCGCGCGCGAACCTGCGCGTGTCCACCGCCGCGAAGACGACCACGCCGATGCGCGCCACGAAAGTGCGCGCGCTGAAGGGCGGCCGCGACCTCATGAAGCTCGAGCGCCAGCTCACCCAGGCGGAACTGGACAAGATCGTCGCCCAGCTCAAGGCCGACGCGACCGTGCAGGCCGTCGAAGTCGACCGCATGATGCGGCCCACCGCGTGGTGGGATTTCAACGATCCCTACATCACGCAGCAATGGAACCTGTACAACGCCAACGGCGGCATTCGCGCCGACGTGGCTTGGGATACGTCGAAGGGCGATGGCGTGATCGTCGCCGACCTCGACACCGGCGTGGTGCCGCATCCGGACCTCAGCGCGAACCTGTTGCAGGGTTACGACTTCATCACCGACAGCTTCGTGTCGCGCCGCGCCACGAACGACCGCGTGCCGGGCGCCCTCGACTACGGCGACTACGCGAACGGCAACTACACGGAAACCGACGACTGCGGCCCCTACACCGGCCCGAAGGACAGCAGCTGGCACGGCAGCCATACCGCGGGCACCATCGCGGAAGTGGGCAACAACGGCATCGGCGTCGTCGGTGTTGCGCACAACGCCAAGGTGTTGCCAGTGCGCGTGCTCGGCCGCTGTGGTGGCTACACCTCCGACATCGCCGATGCGATCACCTGGGCTTCCGGCGGAACCGTTACCGGCGTGCCGAACAATCCGACGCCTGCAGAGGTGATCAACCTCAGCCTCGGCGGCTACGGCCCCTGCGAAACCTATACGCAGGACGCGATCAACGGCGCCGTCGCGCGCGGCACCGTGGTGGTGGTGGCCGCGGGCAATTCCTCCGCCGATGCTTCGCTGTATTCGCCGGCCAACTGCCAGAACGTCGTCACGGTGGGCGCGTCGCGCATCAACGGCGGCAAGGCGTCGTATTCGAACTACGGTGCCAACGTCGATATCGCAGCACCGGGTGGCGATCCCACCGCGGACGGCCTGCCCAACGGCTACATCCTGCAGGCGGGCAACAGCAGCACGACAGCGCCCAACCTCGATCCGATCACGGGCCCCGCGTACTACTACATGGCGGGCACGTCGATGGCGGCGCCGCACGTCAGCGCTACGGTGGCGCTGGTGCAGAGCGCGCTCGCCAATGCAGGCCGTGCGCCCATGACGCCGGCCGAGATGGAAGCCTTGCTCAAGCGCAGTGCCCGCGCGTTCCCGGTGTCGATCCCGGCCACGCAGACGATCGGTGTCGGCATCCTCGACGCGAGTAATGCCCTGGCCAAGGCCCTGCTGCCGCCGTGCAATCCGCAGACGCAGACCTGCCTGGACGCGACCGAGTTGTTCAACAACACCAACCTCGCGGCACAGGGTGCCCCGACCGGAGGCGAGGTGCTCTACAAGTTCGTCGCCCAAGCCGGCGTGCCCGTGACGTTCATGACCTTCGGCGGCATCGGCGACGCCTCGATGTACGCCAGTCTCAACGCCGCGCCGAGCGCCGCCGCGTACCAGTTCCGCTCGGTGCGCACCGGCAATTCGGAAACGATCCGCATCACCGCCCCGCAGGCGGGGACGTACTACATCAAGTTGGTCGGCACCATGTCCTACAGCGGGCTGACGATCGTCGCGAGGCAGTGA
- a CDS encoding YadA-like family protein, whose translation MALATILSATALPALAQSKFEATGRPDPADDAGAYAEGEEATSAGESSNAIGDGASAFGAGALSFANWASAFGFNATAVGENALAVGSQSYAGAAGATAIGGAYVNWDGTTYYTQANDAATTSVGAGARSDYGFGVALGAMSWSEGSGAVAIGSNSHAAGFFSMAIGGNASTGSPFAMAIGSFSAANGWESAAFGNAALATDFFGTALGSTANATGVAATALGSYSFANGDGNTAVGYHSTVTDWNDEHADLGNIVVNGTAVGSESGANWEGAAVGYNAWARNMGSVAFGANAWAQSDYGVAIGHFAQVTSTGTNSVAIGAGSVADRANTVSVGASADWSDEVTGAPHTAIARQITNVAAGTQGTDAVNLDQLTTVETKADNAQATADAALNAAGTAQATADTALATANNAIGTAVSQSNAYTDQQVAGVVDTAVTEAKAVADAGDAATLASSHTYTDTKSTQTLHSANAYTDARFAAWDDNLNQIRTDVDHRLGEQDKRIDRQGAMGAAMLTMATSAAGVRTQNRVGVGIGAQRGQAALAIGYQRAISDRATVTFGGAVSGDDTSVGVGAGFGW comes from the coding sequence ATGGCCCTGGCGACCATCCTGTCGGCGACCGCGCTGCCGGCGCTGGCGCAGTCCAAATTCGAGGCCACCGGCCGGCCCGATCCGGCTGACGACGCCGGCGCCTACGCGGAAGGCGAAGAAGCCACCTCGGCCGGCGAGTCCTCCAACGCGATCGGCGACGGCGCTTCGGCCTTCGGCGCCGGTGCGTTGTCCTTCGCCAATTGGGCCAGCGCCTTCGGCTTCAACGCGACCGCCGTCGGCGAGAACGCGCTGGCCGTGGGGTCGCAAAGCTATGCGGGTGCGGCCGGGGCGACCGCGATCGGCGGGGCCTACGTCAATTGGGACGGCACGACCTACTACACACAGGCCAACGACGCCGCCACGACATCGGTGGGCGCCGGCGCGCGCTCCGACTACGGGTTCGGCGTGGCGCTCGGCGCGATGAGCTGGTCCGAAGGCTCCGGCGCCGTCGCCATCGGCAGCAACTCGCACGCCGCGGGCTTCTTCAGCATGGCAATCGGCGGCAACGCCTCCACCGGTTCGCCGTTCGCGATGGCTATCGGTTCCTTCAGCGCGGCCAACGGTTGGGAAAGCGCTGCTTTCGGCAACGCTGCACTCGCGACCGACTTCTTCGGCACGGCGCTCGGTTCCACCGCCAATGCCACCGGCGTGGCGGCCACCGCGCTGGGCTCGTATTCCTTCGCCAATGGCGATGGCAACACCGCGGTGGGCTATCACTCGACGGTCACCGACTGGAACGACGAACACGCCGACCTCGGCAACATCGTCGTCAACGGCACGGCGGTCGGGAGCGAATCCGGAGCGAACTGGGAAGGCGCGGCGGTCGGTTACAACGCGTGGGCGCGCAACATGGGCAGCGTGGCGTTTGGTGCGAATGCCTGGGCGCAGTCGGACTACGGCGTCGCGATCGGTCACTTCGCGCAAGTCACGAGCACCGGGACCAACAGCGTTGCGATCGGCGCCGGGTCCGTCGCGGATCGCGCGAACACCGTGTCGGTCGGCGCATCCGCGGACTGGAGCGACGAAGTCACGGGCGCACCGCACACGGCCATCGCGCGCCAGATCACAAACGTCGCCGCCGGCACGCAGGGCACCGATGCGGTGAACCTCGATCAGCTCACGACGGTGGAGACCAAGGCCGACAACGCACAGGCCACGGCGGATGCCGCGTTGAACGCCGCAGGCACGGCGCAGGCGACTGCAGACACCGCGTTGGCCACTGCCAACAACGCCATCGGCACCGCGGTCTCCCAGTCCAACGCCTACACCGACCAACAGGTCGCGGGCGTGGTCGATACGGCGGTCACCGAAGCCAAGGCGGTCGCCGATGCAGGCGATGCCGCCACGCTGGCGTCGTCGCACACCTACACCGACACCAAGTCGACGCAGACCCTGCACTCTGCCAACGCTTACACGGATGCGCGCTTCGCCGCGTGGGACGACAACCTCAACCAGATCCGCACCGATGTCGACCATCGCCTCGGCGAACAGGACAAGCGCATCGACCGCCAGGGCGCGATGGGCGCGGCGATGTTGACGATGGCCACCAGTGCCGCAGGCGTGCGCACGCAGAACCGCGTAGGCGTCGGCATCGGCGCGCAACGCGGCCAGGCCGCATTGGCGATCGGTTACCAGCGCGCCATCAGCGATCGCGCCACGGTCACCTTCGGTGGCGCGGTGAGCGGCGACGACACGTCGGTCGGCGTCGGCGCCGGCTTCGGTTGGTAA
- a CDS encoding ATP-binding protein codes for MVRRTWTAASAWLNRVPIRDPVDRKNAPFMQLVLLFFGVYLPINLYYYLVVSDFISRAPAVSTALNAATDLAIIASAWTGFYLIRRGQLRKGVMLFLGTVLVSLTVVFLQTGLRGLVIDTTYPVLSLAIGGLVLGRGALWKVFGSLVLMLALGALTDLFRHAEPAHAYAPNWAMSAFLLYGMITIVLDRTILALRSSLDESVSKGRALADANLRLQREMAERERAQSQLIHAQKMEAVGRVASGVAHDFDNVLNVALGYAVGRERIADRGTSALIDALEGVELSVRRALSISRKLLNFGRQDTSRPEVFDAVAALRELQPMLRQLFGAGTRVSLDVGDDVLLVRMDRGQFELMALNIAANARDAMPEGGRFIVGAQRAQDGTIELTFGDTGCGMPESVRMRAFEPFYTTKSMGSGTGLGLAVTQDLVREMGGSIDVASTSEAGTTFAVRLPLVAAAA; via the coding sequence ATGGTGCGTCGTACCTGGACTGCCGCGTCCGCGTGGCTCAACCGCGTGCCGATCCGCGACCCGGTCGATCGCAAGAACGCGCCCTTCATGCAGCTGGTCCTGCTGTTCTTCGGTGTGTACCTGCCGATCAACCTGTACTACTACCTGGTCGTGTCCGACTTCATCAGTCGCGCGCCTGCCGTGTCGACGGCGCTCAACGCGGCCACCGATCTTGCGATCATCGCGTCGGCGTGGACGGGTTTCTATTTGATCCGCCGCGGCCAGTTGCGGAAGGGGGTGATGCTCTTCCTCGGTACCGTGCTCGTTTCGTTGACCGTGGTGTTCCTCCAAACCGGGCTGCGCGGGTTGGTGATCGACACCACTTATCCCGTGTTGTCGCTAGCCATCGGCGGTTTGGTGCTGGGGCGTGGTGCGTTGTGGAAGGTGTTCGGTTCCCTCGTGTTGATGCTGGCCCTTGGCGCATTGACGGATCTGTTCCGTCACGCCGAACCGGCCCACGCGTATGCGCCGAACTGGGCGATGTCCGCGTTCCTGCTGTACGGGATGATCACGATCGTGCTCGACCGCACCATCCTGGCGCTGCGCAGCAGCCTGGATGAAAGCGTGTCGAAGGGGCGCGCGCTTGCAGATGCGAACCTGCGCTTGCAGCGCGAGATGGCCGAGCGCGAGCGCGCGCAGTCGCAGCTGATCCATGCGCAGAAGATGGAAGCGGTGGGGCGCGTGGCGAGCGGTGTTGCGCACGATTTCGACAATGTGCTCAACGTCGCGCTGGGATACGCGGTGGGACGCGAGCGCATCGCCGATCGGGGAACGTCGGCGTTGATCGATGCGCTGGAAGGCGTCGAGTTGTCGGTGCGTCGCGCCTTGTCGATCAGTCGCAAGCTGCTCAACTTCGGACGCCAGGACACCAGCCGGCCCGAAGTGTTCGATGCGGTGGCTGCGCTGCGCGAACTGCAGCCGATGTTGCGGCAGTTGTTCGGTGCTGGAACGCGTGTGTCGCTCGACGTGGGCGACGACGTCCTGCTCGTGCGCATGGATCGCGGGCAGTTCGAACTGATGGCATTGAACATCGCAGCGAATGCGCGCGATGCGATGCCGGAGGGTGGGCGCTTCATTGTGGGTGCGCAGCGCGCACAGGACGGCACGATTGAACTGACGTTCGGCGACACCGGCTGCGGCATGCCGGAATCGGTGCGGATGCGTGCGTTCGAGCCGTTCTATACGACCAAGTCGATGGGCAGCGGCACCGGCCTGGGCCTGGCGGTGACGCAGGACCTGGTCAGGGAGATGGGCGGTTCGATCGATGTGGCGAGCACGAGCGAGGCAGGGACGACCTTCGCCGTGCGATTGCCGCTGGTGGCCGCAGCCGCCTGA
- a CDS encoding response regulator transcription factor: protein MSPPDPTRAVFRVAVLEDDDLVRESFLLPTLRDYGLDAVGAGTAAELYRRMVGQTFDIVLVDMGLPDENGLDVIRHLRASLPGLGIVMLTANSGADKHVRALSDGADAFLAKPVDGEILAATLHSLARRLSARAMPASADAAPAASGRWKLETNDWCLVAPNGALMALTAPERCVLQLLFAAGGQPVERETLVNALAGNDRDFDARRLDALVHRLRKKAEVQTDTTLPLVATRGIGFLFAA from the coding sequence ATGTCCCCGCCTGATCCCACCCGCGCCGTCTTCCGCGTCGCAGTGCTCGAAGACGACGACCTCGTGCGGGAATCGTTCCTTCTGCCCACGCTGCGCGACTACGGGCTCGATGCGGTGGGCGCGGGAACCGCGGCGGAACTCTATCGCCGGATGGTCGGGCAAACATTCGATATCGTGCTCGTCGACATGGGCCTGCCCGACGAGAACGGGCTCGATGTCATCCGCCACCTGCGCGCGTCGCTGCCGGGACTCGGCATCGTCATGCTCACCGCCAACAGCGGTGCCGACAAGCATGTGCGCGCGCTGTCGGATGGTGCGGATGCGTTCCTCGCCAAGCCAGTCGATGGCGAAATCCTCGCCGCCACGTTGCACAGCCTCGCGCGCCGGTTGTCGGCGCGCGCCATGCCGGCGAGCGCCGACGCTGCTCCCGCCGCATCCGGGCGCTGGAAGCTCGAAACCAACGACTGGTGCCTGGTCGCGCCCAATGGCGCGTTGATGGCGTTGACGGCGCCTGAACGCTGCGTGCTGCAGCTCTTGTTCGCCGCCGGCGGACAGCCCGTGGAGCGCGAAACGCTGGTGAACGCGTTGGCAGGCAACGACCGCGACTTCGATGCACGCCGCCTGGATGCCCTCGTGCATCGCTTGCGCAAGAAGGCCGAAGTGCAGACGGATACAACGCTGCCGCTGGTCGCCACACGCGGCATCGGCTTCCTGTTCGCGGCTTGA
- a CDS encoding dihydrofolate reductase family protein codes for MRKLIVAAFVSLDGVMQAPGGPEEDISGDFHFGGWTAPYWDDASAQAIRDLFSQPFELVLGRHTYDIFASYWPRVPPESKNFVADKFNKVCKHVATHRPGTLDWQNSRALEGGIADAIRALKQKDGANLLTQGSGEVVRQLLAAGLVDELRLIILPVVLGHGKRLFGEDAQASAFTLAHSSTTDKGVLITRFERSGEVRTGTIGEG; via the coding sequence ATGCGCAAGCTCATCGTTGCCGCGTTCGTCAGCCTCGACGGCGTCATGCAAGCGCCCGGCGGACCCGAGGAGGACATCAGCGGCGACTTCCATTTCGGTGGATGGACCGCGCCTTACTGGGACGATGCGTCGGCCCAGGCGATCCGTGACCTGTTCTCGCAACCGTTCGAACTGGTGTTGGGTCGCCACACCTACGACATCTTCGCGTCGTACTGGCCGCGCGTGCCGCCGGAGTCGAAGAACTTCGTCGCCGACAAGTTCAACAAGGTGTGCAAGCACGTGGCGACGCATCGCCCCGGCACGCTGGATTGGCAGAACAGTCGTGCGCTGGAAGGCGGGATCGCCGATGCGATTCGCGCGCTCAAGCAGAAGGACGGTGCCAACCTGTTGACGCAAGGCAGCGGCGAAGTGGTGCGGCAACTGCTCGCGGCCGGGTTGGTGGACGAGCTGCGGCTCATCATCCTTCCGGTGGTCCTGGGACACGGGAAGCGCTTGTTCGGCGAGGACGCGCAAGCATCGGCGTTTACGCTGGCGCACTCGTCCACGACGGACAAAGGCGTGCTGATCACCCGCTTCGAGCGCAGCGGCGAGGTGCGGACGGGGACGATCGGGGAAGGGTAG
- a CDS encoding DUF6632 domain-containing protein — translation MTAVDRLRYLRIALVLAGLACLALYPLMLFWPSGWAWHVGYSPYPMMIVGVYATLGVFLIRAARDPLANLSLIWFAIWSSVVHGAVMAVQSFTQPGQMGHMAGDVPALFIVAVALAILTPRSQGASTPR, via the coding sequence ATGACCGCAGTCGATCGACTCAGGTATTTGCGCATTGCGCTGGTATTGGCGGGCCTTGCGTGCCTCGCGCTCTATCCACTGATGCTGTTCTGGCCCTCCGGTTGGGCCTGGCACGTCGGGTATTCGCCCTATCCGATGATGATCGTGGGTGTGTACGCCACGCTCGGCGTGTTCCTGATCCGCGCCGCACGCGATCCGTTGGCCAACCTCAGCCTGATCTGGTTTGCGATCTGGTCCAGCGTGGTGCACGGCGCCGTCATGGCGGTGCAGTCGTTCACGCAGCCCGGGCAGATGGGGCACATGGCAGGCGACGTGCCGGCGCTTTTCATCGTGGCAGTGGCATTGGCGATTTTGACGCCGCGGTCGCAAGGCGCATCGACGCCCCGCTAG
- a CDS encoding YaeQ family protein, translating into MALKATVIKAELQLSDLDRHHYATYPLTLAQHPSETDQRLMVRLVAFALFASERLEFGKGLSNEEDPDLWRRDYTGDIELWIDLGQPDESRIRKACGRARQVVVINYGGRAADLWWDKNASALARLGNLTVIDIDAAAVDALAATMQRSMQINALIQDGELQLMGDTGTVVVHARKRMASSTQAT; encoded by the coding sequence ATGGCGCTCAAGGCGACCGTGATCAAAGCCGAGCTCCAGCTCAGCGACCTGGATCGGCATCACTACGCGACCTACCCGCTCACCCTGGCCCAGCATCCGTCGGAGACGGACCAGCGGCTGATGGTGCGCCTGGTCGCGTTCGCGCTGTTCGCCAGCGAGCGCCTCGAATTCGGGAAGGGCCTGAGCAACGAGGAAGACCCCGATCTCTGGCGGCGCGATTACACGGGCGACATCGAGCTGTGGATCGACCTCGGGCAACCCGACGAGTCGCGCATTCGCAAGGCCTGCGGTCGCGCGCGCCAGGTCGTCGTCATCAACTACGGCGGTCGCGCCGCCGACTTGTGGTGGGACAAAAATGCCTCCGCGCTCGCGCGACTTGGCAACCTCACCGTCATCGACATCGACGCGGCTGCAGTCGACGCGCTGGCGGCGACCATGCAACGCAGCATGCAGATCAACGCGCTCATCCAGGACGGCGAGCTGCAGTTGATGGGCGACACCGGCACGGTGGTCGTGCACGCGCGCAAGCGCATGGCTTCGTCCACGCAAGCGACCTGA
- a CDS encoding NAD(P)/FAD-dependent oxidoreductase encodes MSAHFDALIVGGGAAGLMCAISAGQRGKRVLVVEHANRVGKKILMSGGGRCNFTNTGATPANYLSANPHFCKSALARYTPWHFIDMVERHGIAYHEKELGQLFCDESSKLIVKMLLDECAAAGVRVETSCSIERVSHGDSDEARFRLHTTHGVFSAPALVVASGGLSIPSMGASGFGYELARQFGHAVLPTRAGLVPLTLSGKHQERLADLSGVAFPVTAQCNGTSFSNYLLITHRGVSGPAILQISSFWQAGDDLRLDLLPGQDALDTLQQWQRDRPAAELKTVLGDVIPKRFAQRLCEHWLPNRPMKQFSAPQLREIAQVLSDWALVASGTEGYRTAEVTLGGVDTDELSSSTMQSKRVAGLYFIGEVVDVTGWLGGYNFQWAWASGRAAGNAL; translated from the coding sequence ATGAGCGCGCATTTCGACGCCTTGATCGTCGGCGGCGGCGCCGCCGGACTGATGTGCGCGATCTCCGCAGGCCAGCGCGGCAAGCGCGTGTTGGTGGTCGAACATGCCAACCGCGTCGGCAAGAAGATCCTGATGTCGGGCGGCGGGCGCTGCAATTTCACCAACACCGGCGCGACGCCCGCCAACTACCTTTCCGCCAACCCGCATTTCTGCAAGTCCGCGCTCGCGCGCTACACGCCGTGGCATTTCATCGACATGGTCGAACGCCATGGCATCGCGTACCACGAGAAAGAGCTGGGCCAGTTGTTCTGCGACGAATCGTCCAAACTGATCGTGAAGATGCTGCTGGACGAGTGCGCAGCCGCGGGCGTGCGCGTGGAGACCAGTTGCAGCATCGAACGCGTGAGCCACGGCGATAGCGACGAGGCGCGGTTCCGTCTGCACACGACGCATGGTGTGTTTTCCGCGCCTGCGTTGGTCGTGGCGAGTGGTGGCCTGTCGATCCCGAGTATGGGCGCCAGCGGCTTCGGCTATGAACTCGCGCGGCAGTTCGGCCATGCGGTGTTGCCCACGCGCGCGGGCCTCGTGCCGCTCACGCTGAGCGGCAAACACCAGGAGCGCCTGGCCGATCTCAGCGGCGTTGCGTTCCCGGTGACTGCGCAATGCAATGGCACCAGTTTCAGCAACTATCTTCTGATCACGCACCGCGGCGTCAGCGGACCGGCGATCCTGCAGATCTCTTCGTTCTGGCAAGCGGGCGACGACCTGCGCCTGGATCTGCTGCCGGGGCAAGACGCGTTGGACACATTGCAGCAGTGGCAACGCGATCGCCCGGCCGCGGAACTCAAGACGGTACTCGGCGACGTGATCCCAAAGCGCTTCGCGCAACGCCTGTGCGAGCACTGGCTGCCCAATCGACCGATGAAGCAGTTCAGTGCCCCGCAGTTGCGCGAGATTGCGCAGGTGCTGAGCGACTGGGCGTTGGTGGCGAGCGGCACCGAGGGCTATCGCACCGCGGAGGTGACGCTCGGCGGCGTGGATACCGACGAACTGTCGTCGAGCACGATGCAGTCCAAGCGCGTGGCCGGGCTGTATTTCATCGGCGAGGTGGTCGACGTGACCGGGTGGCTCGGGGGTTACAACTTCCAGTGGGCCTGGGCGTCGGGGCGCGCGGCGGGCAACGCGCTGTAG